Proteins from a single region of Chryseobacterium sp. T16E-39:
- a CDS encoding acyl-CoA thioesterase: MQSKEKNITCTEEVRVRFNETDPLGIVWHGHYIVYFEDGREAFGRAHGLSYLDIQKAGYLTPIVKSTCEHFLPLKYGETFRIETTFVNSVAAKLIFTYELFNEDNKLVCSGETIQVFLDSTGNLCLYNPDFFQKWKDKMKLS, encoded by the coding sequence ATGCAGTCTAAAGAAAAAAATATTACCTGCACTGAGGAAGTCAGGGTAAGGTTCAATGAAACAGATCCTTTGGGAATTGTCTGGCATGGCCACTATATTGTTTATTTTGAAGACGGCAGGGAAGCTTTTGGAAGAGCACATGGCCTTTCCTACCTGGATATCCAGAAAGCCGGATATCTTACTCCCATCGTAAAAAGCACTTGCGAACACTTCCTTCCTTTAAAATATGGGGAAACCTTCAGGATTGAGACCACTTTTGTTAATTCGGTTGCAGCCAAGCTGATCTTTACATATGAACTGTTTAACGAGGACAATAAACTCGTTTGCAGTGGAGAAACCATTCAGGTATTTTTAGATAGTACGGGAAACCTGTGTTTGTATAACCCCGATTTCTTTCAGAAGTGGAAGGATAAAATGAAGCTTTCATGA
- a CDS encoding beta-ketoacyl synthase N-terminal-like domain-containing protein, with protein MMKEIYITDYNCVTPLGMNVSDNWSALMQNQSGVAKHSIIENQDAVYASMIDTEKLETEFIKNFSDQDFTRLEKMFMLCLKPLVERHAINSNTAFILSTTKGNISLLKNQSTLPEGAFLSALAQKIGDFFGFKTKPIVVSNACVSGVMAIGVAKNLIQSESYQDAFVVAGDEITEFVISGFNSFQAIGTEPCQPYDKNRNGINIGEATAAAYITSEINSNEKFRFKILGDSAINDANHISGPSRTGDGLYASIKNAMTEAKVSATEIDFISAHGTATLYNDEMEAVAFNRMELQNVPLNSMKGFYGHCLGASGLLESIISMESSLHHTLLPSKNFKEMGVSQPLRIIKEQQTAEIKYILKTASGFGGCNAAVVLEKC; from the coding sequence ATGATGAAGGAAATTTACATAACCGATTACAACTGCGTGACTCCACTCGGAATGAATGTATCCGACAACTGGAGTGCTTTAATGCAAAACCAATCCGGAGTAGCAAAGCACTCAATTATTGAAAATCAGGACGCTGTATATGCTTCAATGATAGATACAGAAAAGCTGGAAACGGAATTTATCAAAAACTTTTCCGATCAGGATTTTACAAGATTAGAAAAAATGTTCATGCTATGTTTAAAGCCATTGGTTGAGAGACATGCTATTAACAGTAATACTGCATTTATATTATCCACAACAAAAGGAAACATCAGCTTATTAAAGAATCAGTCCACTTTACCCGAAGGAGCCTTCCTTTCTGCCCTGGCACAAAAGATCGGTGATTTCTTTGGATTCAAAACAAAACCTATTGTTGTTTCCAATGCCTGTGTTTCGGGGGTTATGGCCATTGGGGTTGCCAAAAATTTAATTCAATCGGAGAGCTATCAAGATGCCTTCGTAGTTGCGGGCGATGAGATCACTGAATTTGTTATCTCAGGATTTAATTCTTTTCAGGCTATTGGTACAGAGCCGTGTCAGCCTTATGATAAGAACCGTAATGGAATTAATATCGGAGAAGCAACTGCTGCTGCCTACATTACAAGTGAAATCAACTCAAACGAAAAATTTCGGTTTAAAATCCTTGGAGATTCCGCTATTAATGACGCCAATCATATTTCCGGTCCCTCAAGAACAGGGGATGGATTGTATGCAAGCATTAAGAATGCAATGACAGAAGCTAAAGTTAGTGCAACAGAAATTGATTTTATCTCTGCGCACGGAACCGCAACACTGTATAATGACGAAATGGAAGCCGTTGCTTTTAACAGGATGGAATTACAAAATGTCCCTTTAAACAGCATGAAAGGTTTTTATGGACATTGCTTAGGGGCTTCCGGATTACTGGAAAGTATCATTTCTATGGAAAGCTCTCTACACCACACACTTTTGCCATCTAAAAACTTTAAAGAAATGGGCGTATCCCAGCCCCTTCGTATTATTAAAGAACAGCAAACTGCAGAAATTAAATATATTTTAAAGACAGCCTCCGGTTTTGGAGGATGTAATGCTGCCGTAGTTTTAGAAAAATGTTAA
- a CDS encoding 3-oxoacyl-ACP synthase: MKKTAFCSIENSTITINENVVFTSTEATFQEFAKEAYKSLDLNYPKFHKMDALSKLAFLSAEMLLKDQENSRTALVFANRSSSLDTDFKYQDSINSIESYFPSPAVFVYTLPNICVGEISIRHQMQTENAFFVLDEFDENFLNNYARQLLQSGKAEKALCGWVELYQESYKAFVYLLTL, encoded by the coding sequence ATGAAGAAAACAGCTTTTTGCAGTATAGAAAATTCAACGATTACCATTAATGAAAATGTTGTTTTTACAAGCACTGAAGCAACATTCCAGGAATTTGCCAAGGAAGCTTATAAGAGCCTTGACCTTAACTATCCTAAATTTCATAAAATGGATGCCCTCAGCAAACTCGCCTTTCTATCTGCAGAAATGCTTCTGAAAGACCAGGAAAACAGCAGGACAGCCCTTGTTTTTGCAAACAGATCATCAAGCCTGGATACGGATTTCAAATATCAGGACAGTATTAATTCTATAGAAAGTTATTTTCCCAGTCCAGCAGTCTTTGTTTACACATTACCTAATATTTGTGTAGGCGAAATAAGTATCCGGCACCAGATGCAGACAGAAAATGCTTTTTTCGTTTTAGATGAATTTGATGAAAATTTTTTAAATAATTATGCCCGGCAATTATTGCAATCCGGTAAGGCTGAAAAGGCATTATGTGGCTGGGTAGAACTATATCAGGAAAGTTATAAAGCTTTTGTATATTTGCTAACCTTGTGA
- a CDS encoding phosphopantetheine-binding protein, whose product MEDLKLELKHKIIEVLNLEDISVEEIKDTDPLFGGGLGLDSIDALELIVLLDKDYGIKLADPKKGKEIFQSIDTMAKFIEENRTK is encoded by the coding sequence ATGGAAGATTTAAAATTAGAATTAAAACACAAAATCATAGAAGTTCTTAACCTTGAAGATATTTCAGTAGAAGAAATCAAAGATACTGATCCATTATTTGGAGGTGGATTAGGATTAGACTCTATTGATGCTTTAGAGCTGATCGTTCTTCTTGACAAGGATTACGGAATAAAATTAGCCGATCCTAAGAAAGGAAAAGAAATTTTTCAATCTATCGATACAATGGCAAAGTTCATCGAAGAAAACAGAACTAAATAA
- a CDS encoding beta-ketoacyl-[acyl-carrier-protein] synthase family protein gives MGHRIAITGMGIISSIGNNVEENFISLTTGRHGISDIQLFETRHAGNIKTGEIKKTNEELVQQLQLNEDNNVTRTSLLGMVAAKEAIESAGISDINTYKTGLISSTSVGGMDITEKYFYSYENFPEKQKYIDAHDAGNSSLAIADFLGLKGMVSTISTACSSAANAIMMGAKLIKNGVLDRVIVGGTDSLSKFTLNGFNTLMILTDSYNTPFDQNRKGLNLGEAAAFLVLESEEVVKKENKKVLAYLSGYGNANDAHHQTASSENGQGAYLAMQQALKISGIDKKDIDYINVHGTATPNNDLSEGIAMTRIFGEGNVPEFSSTKAFTGHTLAAAAGIEAVYSILAIQNSVMFPNLNFKNKMEEFDLVPVTELKEKNINHVLSNSFGFGGNCSTLIFSKS, from the coding sequence ATGGGTCATAGAATTGCCATAACAGGAATGGGCATCATTTCTTCCATTGGAAACAATGTAGAGGAAAATTTCATTTCACTGACCACCGGCCGGCATGGTATTTCAGATATTCAGTTATTTGAAACCCGCCATGCAGGAAATATCAAGACAGGTGAAATAAAAAAAACCAATGAAGAACTTGTACAACAACTTCAGCTGAATGAAGACAACAACGTGACAAGAACTTCTTTATTGGGAATGGTTGCCGCAAAAGAAGCGATAGAAAGTGCCGGGATATCCGATATCAATACCTACAAAACAGGTCTGATCTCTTCCACGAGTGTAGGAGGAATGGATATTACTGAAAAATACTTCTATAGCTATGAGAACTTTCCTGAAAAGCAAAAATATATTGATGCTCACGATGCCGGAAATTCCTCATTAGCCATTGCAGACTTTTTAGGCTTAAAGGGGATGGTATCAACAATCAGTACTGCATGTTCATCAGCAGCCAATGCGATCATGATGGGTGCAAAACTTATTAAAAACGGAGTTTTAGATCGTGTGATTGTAGGTGGAACAGATTCTTTATCTAAGTTTACCCTCAATGGGTTTAATACGCTTATGATCCTGACGGATTCTTACAATACCCCTTTTGATCAGAATAGAAAAGGGCTTAACTTAGGTGAGGCCGCTGCCTTTTTGGTACTGGAGTCTGAGGAAGTTGTAAAAAAAGAGAATAAAAAAGTCCTTGCCTATCTGTCTGGTTATGGCAATGCAAATGATGCCCATCATCAGACCGCATCTTCAGAAAACGGGCAGGGAGCCTATCTGGCTATGCAACAAGCATTAAAGATATCCGGAATTGACAAAAAGGACATTGATTACATCAATGTTCATGGAACCGCAACTCCCAATAATGATCTATCGGAAGGAATTGCTATGACGCGGATCTTTGGAGAAGGAAATGTTCCTGAATTCAGTTCAACCAAAGCTTTTACCGGACATACTCTGGCCGCAGCGGCAGGAATTGAAGCTGTTTATTCTATTTTAGCCATTCAAAACAGTGTTATGTTTCCAAATTTGAATTTTAAAAACAAAATGGAAGAGTTCGATTTGGTTCCGGTAACTGAACTTAAAGAGAAAAACATCAATCATGTACTTTCCAATTCATTTGGATTTGGAGGAAATTGTTCAACCTTAATTTTCTCAAAATCATGA
- a CDS encoding beta-ketoacyl synthase N-terminal-like domain-containing protein, with the protein MSVVYINGASCISVQDTLAENFSQNLNPENSIPIIKAIEPNYKEFIPPAMIRRMSKTVKMSSVASHHALKEAGIEKPDAIIVGTGMGCSQDSEKFLKNVIDNQEEFLTPTYFIQSTHNTVAGQIALALQCHAYNFTYVNTSSALEFSLLDAKLQITDEEAENILVGSTDEQTDRTMELYKLHNIIKKSEDFPFDFLKSTTKGVMWGEGSSFFVIGKNKTDNTYAKIKDIQIINSLENQETESFVGGFLDKNNLTYKDIDVVILGFSGDQDSDNYYKTAMSLFPESALLYYKHLSGEFNTASGFSTFMACQILKNQEIPEIMKIQPVQKDAIKNVLLYNHLLGDDHSLVLLERA; encoded by the coding sequence ATGAGTGTAGTTTATATCAATGGAGCTTCTTGTATTTCTGTTCAGGATACATTAGCCGAAAACTTTTCTCAGAATCTGAATCCTGAAAATTCAATACCAATTATAAAAGCAATCGAACCGAACTACAAAGAATTCATTCCTCCTGCCATGATCAGGAGAATGTCGAAAACGGTAAAGATGAGTTCAGTTGCATCGCACCATGCCCTGAAAGAAGCTGGAATAGAAAAACCGGACGCCATCATTGTAGGTACGGGGATGGGATGCTCTCAGGACTCGGAAAAATTCTTAAAAAATGTGATTGATAATCAGGAAGAGTTTTTAACCCCTACTTATTTCATTCAATCGACTCACAATACCGTGGCAGGTCAAATTGCTTTGGCTTTACAGTGTCATGCCTACAACTTTACCTACGTTAACACTTCTTCAGCTTTAGAGTTTTCCTTGCTGGATGCTAAGCTGCAGATCACAGATGAAGAAGCCGAAAACATTCTGGTAGGATCTACGGATGAACAAACCGACAGAACCATGGAACTTTATAAGCTTCACAACATCATTAAGAAATCTGAAGACTTTCCTTTCGATTTTTTAAAATCAACAACGAAAGGTGTTATGTGGGGGGAAGGCTCAAGCTTTTTTGTTATAGGCAAAAATAAAACGGATAACACTTATGCTAAGATTAAGGATATCCAAATCATCAATAGTCTGGAAAATCAAGAAACTGAGTCATTTGTTGGAGGTTTTCTGGATAAAAATAATCTGACCTACAAAGATATCGATGTTGTCATTCTTGGATTCAGTGGAGATCAGGATTCCGATAATTATTACAAAACAGCGATGAGCCTGTTTCCGGAATCAGCATTACTCTACTATAAACATTTGAGTGGAGAGTTTAATACAGCAAGTGGATTTTCGACTTTTATGGCTTGTCAGATTCTCAAAAACCAGGAGATCCCGGAAATAATGAAGATTCAGCCCGTACAAAAAGATGCTATTAAAAATGTACTTTTATATAATCACCTTTTGGGGGATGATCATAGTTTGGTGTTGTTGGAGAGAGCTTAA
- a CDS encoding polysaccharide deacetylase family protein — protein sequence MKHYLFILFYLFCNVFIYAFQGTFWVYLFCFFLFSAIVVWASFDIQLGYFVNSITHKRTRIKEVALTFDDGPTEFTPQFLDLLQEYQIKATFFCIGKQIEKYPETFQRIIAEGHCVGNHTYSHSNSTGFLSTAKMAEEITKCDQVFASVGNGTTSLYRPPFGVTNPSIAKAIKKTGKKSIGWNVRSLDTVIDDEKRIYKRITGKIRPGSIILLHDTSEKTYRVLVDLLLFLRDKKYSTFTIDSIIKSNRK from the coding sequence ATGAAACATTACTTATTTATTCTATTTTATCTTTTCTGTAATGTGTTTATTTATGCATTTCAGGGAACTTTTTGGGTGTATTTGTTTTGTTTTTTTCTTTTTTCAGCAATTGTAGTCTGGGCTTCTTTTGATATCCAGCTTGGATATTTTGTCAATAGCATTACCCATAAAAGAACCAGGATAAAAGAAGTTGCCCTTACTTTTGATGATGGGCCTACAGAATTTACTCCTCAATTTTTAGATCTTCTTCAGGAATATCAGATTAAAGCAACATTTTTCTGTATTGGAAAACAGATTGAAAAATACCCGGAGACATTTCAAAGGATTATTGCCGAAGGCCATTGTGTTGGAAATCACACCTATTCCCACTCCAATTCAACAGGTTTCCTGTCTACCGCTAAAATGGCAGAGGAAATAACAAAATGTGATCAGGTTTTTGCCTCTGTAGGAAACGGAACTACTTCATTATACAGACCTCCATTTGGAGTTACCAATCCTTCCATAGCAAAAGCAATTAAGAAAACCGGAAAAAAAAGTATTGGCTGGAATGTCAGATCTTTAGATACGGTTATTGATGATGAGAAGAGAATCTACAAAAGGATAACAGGAAAGATCAGACCCGGTAGCATTATCCTTCTTCACGACACTTCAGAAAAGACCTATCGTGTTTTGGTAGATTTATTGCTATTTTTGAGGGATAAAAAATATTCCACTTTCACCATTGATTCAATTATAAAATCAAATAGAAAATGA
- a CDS encoding LolA family protein: MIKNIAFGAFLLVSGFFFAQNTAMTGTEAKAFVTKVSSETQQIKTLQSDFTQTKKMDFLDKNIITYGKMSLKSPNMLSWKYTKPYQYSIVFKENKIFINDQGKKSSVDAKSKTFEKINKLIVGSSNGKMFSDPEFTVTYFKSSAYNIAKFTPKSAQLLKYIKQIELYFPKNESTVAQVNMLEASGDTTNIVFKNTKINAQIPASEFSL, translated from the coding sequence ATGATTAAAAATATTGCTTTTGGGGCATTTTTATTGGTTTCAGGTTTCTTTTTTGCACAAAATACGGCAATGACAGGAACTGAGGCAAAAGCTTTTGTAACGAAAGTATCGTCTGAAACCCAGCAGATCAAAACTTTACAGAGCGATTTTACACAAACCAAAAAAATGGATTTTTTAGATAAAAATATCATCACTTATGGTAAGATGTCGCTAAAATCTCCTAATATGCTAAGCTGGAAATATACCAAGCCTTATCAGTACAGCATTGTTTTTAAAGAAAATAAAATCTTCATCAATGATCAGGGAAAGAAATCTTCTGTTGATGCAAAAAGTAAAACTTTTGAGAAGATCAATAAACTCATCGTTGGAAGTTCTAACGGGAAAATGTTTAGCGACCCTGAGTTTACAGTTACTTACTTTAAAAGTTCTGCTTATAATATAGCAAAGTTCACTCCGAAATCTGCTCAACTTTTGAAGTATATCAAACAGATTGAGTTATACTTTCCGAAGAATGAATCAACAGTTGCACAAGTCAATATGTTAGAAGCATCTGGAGACACTACGAATATTGTTTTCAAAAATACGAAGATCAATGCCCAGATTCCTGCTTCAGAGTTTTCTTTATAG
- a CDS encoding 3-hydroxyacyl-ACP dehydratase, translated as MQTILTDFYTLESYDKAENGSFVANISLNKDHEIFKGHFPGNPVTPGVCMMQIVKELTEEFTGSKLFLQSASNVKFMAIINPFETPDLIVQLDINETEDGIKVKNTTLFGETIALKMSVHYKR; from the coding sequence ATGCAAACTATTCTTACAGACTTTTACACCCTGGAATCTTACGATAAAGCTGAAAACGGAAGTTTTGTTGCTAATATTTCATTAAACAAGGATCATGAGATTTTTAAAGGTCATTTCCCTGGAAATCCCGTTACTCCCGGTGTCTGCATGATGCAGATCGTAAAGGAACTTACAGAGGAGTTCACAGGTTCCAAACTATTTTTACAATCAGCTTCCAATGTGAAGTTTATGGCGATCATTAACCCGTTTGAAACCCCTGATCTTATTGTACAGCTGGACATTAATGAAACAGAAGATGGAATTAAAGTAAAGAATACCACTCTATTTGGCGAGACAATTGCATTAAAAATGTCTGTACACTATAAAAGATAA
- a CDS encoding DUF2062 domain-containing protein: MTLPEVQNAISEKKICVLIPTYNNERTLTRVIEGVLEYTSNIIVVNDGSTDSTAQILNRYPQITTLTLPENKGKGNGLKTGFRKAKESGYHYAITIDSDGQHYPDDIPVFVEALIQEKKDILLIGNRNMSQDGIPKKSSFGNRFSNFWFWFETGIKLEDTQSGYRLYPLLKIPKKYFTPKFEFEIEIIVRSAWRHVPVKNVPVKVLYDPAERVSHFRPFKDFTRISILNTILVTITLVYIIPRNFINNFRKKSFKKFIKEDVLESDGSNRTKAFSVAFGVFIGLSPFWGFQTLLVISLSVLFKLNKVLAFVASNISLPPFIPFIIAASLFVGSPFVHGESNVFGQELNFDLVKNNLLQYIIGSLILASTVSVISGIGVYLFLNKVNPDNE, translated from the coding sequence ATGACCCTTCCTGAAGTACAAAATGCAATTTCCGAAAAGAAAATTTGTGTTTTAATTCCCACTTACAACAATGAAAGAACGCTTACCCGAGTTATTGAGGGTGTCTTAGAATATACCTCAAATATTATTGTTGTCAATGATGGATCCACCGATTCTACAGCTCAGATTCTGAATCGATATCCTCAGATTACAACACTTACCCTTCCGGAAAATAAAGGAAAAGGAAATGGCTTAAAAACAGGGTTCAGAAAAGCCAAAGAATCAGGATATCATTATGCAATAACAATTGACTCTGATGGTCAGCACTACCCTGATGACATTCCGGTTTTTGTAGAGGCTCTCATTCAGGAAAAAAAAGACATTCTTCTGATTGGTAACCGAAATATGTCACAGGATGGAATTCCTAAGAAAAGCAGTTTTGGAAACCGATTTTCTAATTTCTGGTTCTGGTTTGAAACCGGTATTAAATTAGAAGATACCCAATCAGGTTATCGGCTGTATCCTTTACTTAAAATCCCAAAGAAATATTTTACCCCGAAATTTGAATTTGAAATCGAAATTATTGTACGATCAGCATGGAGACATGTTCCCGTAAAAAATGTTCCGGTAAAAGTTCTTTATGATCCGGCAGAACGGGTATCTCATTTCAGACCGTTTAAGGATTTTACACGGATCAGTATTCTGAATACCATTCTCGTTACCATCACATTGGTTTATATTATTCCAAGAAATTTCATCAACAACTTCCGGAAGAAAAGTTTTAAAAAATTCATCAAAGAAGATGTTCTGGAGAGCGATGGCAGTAACCGAACCAAAGCTTTTTCTGTTGCATTTGGTGTTTTTATAGGTTTATCTCCTTTCTGGGGATTCCAGACATTGCTTGTCATTTCTCTGTCTGTCCTCTTCAAATTAAACAAAGTCCTGGCTTTTGTAGCATCCAATATAAGCCTGCCTCCATTTATCCCATTTATAATTGCCGCCTCATTATTTGTGGGTTCTCCTTTCGTCCACGGAGAAAGTAATGTATTTGGTCAGGAATTAAATTTCGATCTGGTTAAGAATAACCTTCTCCAATACATTATAGGCAGTTTGATCCTGGCAAGCACAGTATCTGTGATTTCAGGAATAGGTGTTTATCTTTTTTTGAATAAGGTAAATCCCGACAACGAATAA
- a CDS encoding T9SS-dependent M36 family metallopeptidase, producing MIRIKFTIKFLLLSSLACFGSLSAQKYERIIGGYMNSAKGPLQKVSSELKAFQIINVDPSKSLKGDVVGIQQTLNGIPVFGSSANVLVRGNEVLSFADTFIKDYPTNIKGKENANKDLMIDEAVKKINKNASSKDSKALQNPIKATTVYYSKAGTLQLGYQFFIEEKGTSNVWNVIISTEDGSILYKENTTVSCDFHSDAYEHLPLEISQTNETAQPYLLPANLKKTAANFVFAPDDASYKVLAFPIEGPTFGNRTLISNPWDLTASPEGWHSDGTNHYTITRGNNTYTYTDENNTNTPQFSPDGGASRVFDFPMDVTLPPQNYTSAAVTNLFYTTNKMHDVFYKFGFTESARNFQMNNFTNGGTGNDPVLAEARDGGSYNNANFNPAVEGTSGRMQMYLFEPKDMQNLFYNAPANYTTRIPKSATAAFGPELEGNPPVTGDLALPVPANACTAIAAGTLTGKIAVTTAGGCAFALKTKNLQTAGAIGVIQYHPNSDTPVGLGGSDASITIPTIMIGKSEGEFLVNQLTAGTTVNGTLKYDKQNYIYKDGSLDNGVVAHEYGHGISNRLTGTGSSCLSWIDDNEQMGEGWSDFFALMVTNRPGDNASVPRGMGTFTKGQQINEAGIRPAKYSPDFSINNFTYARTNGMKVNDVLGGAYPVTRPDVHSIGFIWATMLWDLNWNYVEKYGYNSNVLADPNSGSAKVLQLVMDALKLQPCNPSFIQGRDAILAADQATTGGVDKCMIWKTFAKRGLGVNASPGGLNGLYMGFNDPAAELNDQVEDFTIPTECNTLGTKETITSSNSGISIYPNPVKDEFSIKVPSNNDLSGITTVAIYDLTGKLVSTEYINLNQQQKVNVSKLINGAYMVKITNKTINFSQKIIVSK from the coding sequence ATGATTAGAATTAAATTTACTATTAAATTTTTACTTTTATCCTCTCTCGCCTGTTTTGGCTCTCTTTCTGCCCAGAAATATGAGCGGATTATAGGAGGATATATGAATTCTGCAAAAGGCCCCTTACAAAAAGTGAGCTCGGAACTGAAAGCTTTTCAGATTATCAATGTTGATCCATCTAAAAGTTTGAAAGGTGATGTGGTAGGGATACAACAAACTCTTAATGGAATCCCTGTTTTCGGGAGTTCAGCAAATGTTTTGGTTCGTGGAAATGAAGTGTTAAGCTTTGCAGACACCTTCATCAAAGATTATCCTACCAATATTAAAGGTAAAGAAAATGCCAATAAAGATCTCATGATCGATGAGGCAGTAAAAAAAATTAATAAGAACGCTTCTTCAAAGGATAGTAAAGCATTACAAAATCCTATTAAAGCAACAACTGTTTATTACTCAAAAGCAGGTACTTTACAATTGGGATACCAGTTCTTTATTGAAGAAAAAGGAACAAGTAATGTGTGGAATGTGATTATAAGTACTGAAGACGGTTCTATTTTGTATAAGGAAAATACAACTGTTTCGTGTGATTTTCATTCTGATGCTTATGAGCATTTACCTTTAGAGATATCTCAAACAAATGAAACAGCACAGCCTTATTTGCTTCCGGCCAACCTGAAAAAGACAGCTGCTAATTTTGTTTTTGCGCCAGATGATGCCTCTTATAAGGTGCTTGCGTTTCCTATTGAAGGACCTACATTTGGAAACAGAACCCTGATTTCTAATCCCTGGGATCTAACAGCCTCTCCAGAAGGCTGGCATTCTGATGGAACGAATCATTATACCATAACAAGAGGAAATAACACCTATACATATACCGATGAGAATAATACAAACACGCCTCAGTTTTCTCCGGATGGAGGTGCATCAAGAGTATTTGATTTCCCAATGGATGTTACTTTGCCTCCGCAAAATTATACCTCTGCGGCAGTAACAAATCTGTTTTATACCACCAATAAAATGCATGATGTGTTTTATAAGTTTGGATTTACAGAATCTGCCCGAAATTTTCAGATGAATAATTTTACCAATGGCGGTACTGGAAATGATCCGGTTCTTGCTGAAGCTAGAGACGGAGGATCCTACAATAACGCGAATTTTAACCCTGCTGTGGAAGGAACAAGCGGTAGAATGCAGATGTATCTTTTTGAACCAAAAGATATGCAGAATCTTTTTTATAATGCACCGGCAAACTATACGACAAGAATACCGAAAAGTGCTACCGCTGCTTTTGGACCGGAACTTGAGGGGAATCCTCCGGTAACGGGTGATCTGGCTCTGCCGGTTCCAGCAAATGCATGTACTGCTATTGCGGCAGGAACCCTGACTGGGAAAATTGCCGTAACTACTGCAGGAGGTTGCGCATTTGCACTTAAAACAAAAAATCTTCAGACAGCTGGAGCTATTGGTGTTATTCAATATCATCCAAACAGTGATACACCAGTCGGTTTAGGAGGATCTGATGCTTCAATTACAATACCTACTATTATGATTGGAAAATCAGAAGGTGAATTTTTGGTTAATCAATTAACAGCAGGAACTACAGTAAATGGAACGCTGAAATATGATAAGCAGAATTATATTTATAAAGATGGAAGTCTTGATAATGGCGTAGTGGCTCATGAATATGGACATGGTATCTCCAATCGATTGACTGGTACTGGAAGCAGCTGTTTGTCATGGATTGATGATAACGAACAGATGGGAGAAGGCTGGTCTGATTTTTTTGCTCTAATGGTAACCAACAGGCCTGGAGATAATGCCTCTGTACCAAGAGGAATGGGTACTTTTACGAAAGGACAGCAAATCAATGAAGCAGGTATACGACCTGCAAAATATTCACCTGATTTTAGCATTAATAATTTCACTTATGCAAGGACCAACGGGATGAAGGTTAATGATGTACTAGGTGGTGCTTACCCGGTTACAAGACCAGATGTTCACAGCATTGGCTTCATTTGGGCTACAATGTTATGGGACTTAAATTGGAACTATGTTGAAAAGTATGGTTATAACAGCAATGTATTGGCTGATCCTAACAGTGGAAGTGCAAAAGTATTACAATTGGTTATGGATGCTCTTAAACTGCAGCCATGTAACCCTAGTTTTATACAGGGAAGAGATGCTATATTGGCTGCTGACCAGGCAACAACAGGAGGAGTTGATAAATGTATGATCTGGAAAACGTTTGCAAAAAGAGGGTTGGGAGTCAATGCAAGTCCTGGTGGATTGAATGGTCTTTATATGGGCTTCAATGATCCTGCAGCTGAGCTTAATGATCAGGTTGAAGATTTCACCATTCCAACTGAATGTAACACGCTAGGTACAAAAGAAACGATTACTTCCAGTAACAGTGGAATCTCGATCTATCCAAATCCTGTCAAAGATGAGTTTAGCATAAAAGTGCCTTCCAATAATGATTTATCTGGAATTACTACAGTAGCGATCTATGATCTTACGGGTAAATTAGTTAGTACAGAATATATTAACCTTAACCAGCAGCAAAAGGTTAATGTTTCCAAGCTAATCAATGGAGCTTATATGGTTAAGATTACTAATAAAACAATTAATTTCAGTCAGAAAATTATTGTGTCAAAATAA